One window from the genome of Streptomyces sp. WZ-12 encodes:
- a CDS encoding protein kinase domain-containing protein — protein sequence MAALDPDDPRSIGGYQLLERLGVGGMGRVFLGRSPGGRRVAVKVVHAALVDQPDFRSRFRREVQAARAVSGAFTAPVIDADPDAAKPWLVTSYIAGPSLEKEVANRGPMPAPRVFALGAGLAEALVSIHSAHLIHRDLKPSNVLLAEDGPRVIDFGIARAVEGSSLTVTGYALGSPGFMSPEQVNGEEIGPASDVFSLGTVLAYAATGGNPFGNGHLASLLYRVAHDTPELDAIADPALRALIAACLAKDPAQRPTPRELLTRCGAGAGAAAPVAPHATDGGHGAPHGTAPSGRTPAQGGGVDTGNPSHSPGAGGAHGAVPGGTVTPGARTETAYLGQRPTDGATPPPIAPQPPPPASFGTPTPPAPVPVTPTTGPTPTASHYGFLTPPPGTATTQPSPTGAAARRGPSRRVLLISAAAAAAVAAVGVPTALTLTHSNDTTQNSAPAPAPPRPADPKPVGAWRLDEGSGTTAADSAGAHNGTASDVRWGVGNSGAALFNGVSSQIITRDQVLDTTPGHSFTISAWAYLTSANGFATVVSQGTTGGSAFYLQYSGADHRWAFSRLGVRTLASKPPALNAWTHLVGVCDATTHRLHLYVNGVQQGTATDSNPNTAPGPLIIGRATFDGRPVDFFSGGIKNVQVFDRALTPDQVAELN from the coding sequence GTGGCAGCGCTGGATCCGGACGACCCGCGTTCCATCGGCGGATACCAGTTGCTGGAGCGGCTGGGCGTCGGCGGCATGGGGCGGGTCTTCCTCGGGCGCTCGCCCGGTGGCCGGCGGGTCGCGGTCAAGGTGGTGCACGCCGCCCTGGTCGACCAGCCGGACTTCCGCTCACGGTTCCGCAGGGAAGTGCAGGCCGCCCGCGCGGTCAGCGGGGCGTTCACCGCACCGGTCATCGACGCCGATCCGGACGCGGCCAAGCCCTGGCTGGTGACCAGTTACATCGCCGGCCCTTCGCTGGAAAAGGAAGTCGCCAACCGGGGACCAATGCCCGCGCCCCGTGTGTTCGCCCTGGGCGCCGGGCTCGCCGAGGCGCTGGTGTCCATCCACAGCGCCCATCTCATCCACCGCGACCTCAAGCCCTCCAACGTGCTGCTGGCCGAAGACGGCCCGCGGGTCATCGACTTCGGCATCGCCCGCGCCGTCGAGGGCAGCTCCCTCACCGTGACCGGGTACGCGCTCGGCTCGCCGGGATTCATGTCGCCGGAGCAGGTGAACGGCGAGGAGATCGGTCCGGCCAGCGACGTCTTCTCCCTCGGGACGGTCCTGGCATACGCAGCCACCGGCGGAAACCCGTTCGGCAACGGTCACTTGGCCTCCCTCCTCTACCGGGTCGCCCACGACACCCCCGAACTCGACGCGATCGCCGACCCCGCGTTGCGCGCCCTCATCGCCGCCTGCCTGGCCAAGGACCCCGCCCAACGGCCCACGCCCCGGGAGCTACTGACCCGGTGCGGAGCGGGTGCGGGGGCGGCCGCGCCGGTCGCACCGCACGCGACCGACGGCGGACACGGGGCGCCGCACGGCACGGCACCCTCCGGCCGAACTCCCGCCCAAGGCGGGGGTGTTGACACCGGCAACCCGTCGCACTCACCGGGAGCGGGTGGTGCCCACGGCGCCGTCCCCGGCGGCACGGTAACCCCCGGCGCCCGGACCGAAACGGCCTACCTGGGCCAACGGCCGACCGACGGGGCAACGCCGCCGCCGATCGCCCCGCAACCCCCACCACCGGCCAGCTTTGGGACCCCGACCCCGCCGGCTCCGGTTCCCGTCACTCCGACGACGGGCCCCACGCCCACCGCTTCCCACTACGGGTTCCTCACTCCCCCGCCGGGAACGGCAACGACGCAGCCCAGCCCAACCGGCGCCGCAGCCCGACGCGGCCCCAGTCGCCGTGTGCTCCTGATCTCGGCTGCCGCCGCGGCCGCCGTCGCCGCGGTGGGCGTCCCCACGGCCCTGACTCTGACCCACAGCAACGACACCACACAGAACTCCGCACCGGCCCCGGCCCCGCCCCGGCCCGCCGACCCAAAACCCGTCGGCGCATGGCGACTTGACGAAGGCTCCGGCACCACCGCCGCGGACTCCGCGGGCGCTCACAACGGCACCGCGTCCGACGTCCGCTGGGGCGTGGGCAACAGCGGTGCCGCGCTCTTCAACGGCGTCAGCAGCCAGATCATCACGCGCGACCAGGTGCTCGACACCACTCCGGGGCACAGCTTCACGATCTCCGCCTGGGCGTACCTCACCAGCGCCAACGGCTTCGCCACCGTCGTCAGTCAAGGCACCACCGGCGGCAGCGCGTTCTACCTGCAGTACTCGGGCGCCGACCACCGGTGGGCGTTCTCCCGACTGGGCGTCCGCACGCTCGCGAGCAAGCCGCCCGCCCTCAACGCCTGGACCCATCTGGTCGGGGTCTGCGACGCCACGACCCACCGGCTCCACCTCTACGTCAACGGCGTGCAGCAGGGCACCGCCACCGATTCGAACCCCAACACCGCCCCGGGCCCGCTCATCATCGGCCGTGCCACCTTCGACGGCCGACCCGTCGACTTCTTCTCCGGCGGCATCAAGAACGTTCAGGTCTTCGACCGGGCCCTAACCCCGGACCAGGTCGCGGAATTGAATTAG
- a CDS encoding TrmH family RNA methyltransferase, whose protein sequence is MSRARNRTGANRHGEDAEHLGRGGQSEGDVGSGGTGPVATSVKDERLAVARTLGTRAGRAAAGACALEGRSLIEQVLAAGTPLREVLRAEGASSAEDERLAGRLQDRGVAVHRVRDGVLRQVAGTARPVAWLALAALPPDAEVTAPWGDFALVCDGVADPGNLGTLVRSGRALGIEDVVLTNPTTDVTSRRVLDASRGTVLTTRTRRFASPSEAVAALRSAGFQIVATSPRGRQLQALAALDGRPVALVVGGETSGVSQEVIEAADLLVAIPMAGAVESLNVGVAAGISLYELRTKRVLAVLTERIRNSLGRDVTLTGRFIRDALDRAAREAAGLSSAQVIALMVVTAERRTPGDELRRDLGVGDRELDELTAPLTERGWLERQENTYVRTPAGEQALAALWPVQQQVEQQLLTGLSADERQVLQDLLGRVRANATRIMGS, encoded by the coding sequence GTGAGCAGGGCCAGGAACAGGACCGGGGCCAACAGGCACGGTGAAGACGCGGAACACTTGGGGCGCGGCGGCCAGTCCGAGGGCGATGTCGGTAGTGGGGGTACGGGTCCCGTCGCGACCTCGGTCAAGGACGAACGGCTCGCCGTGGCACGGACGTTGGGCACTCGGGCGGGGCGCGCGGCGGCCGGCGCATGCGCGTTGGAGGGGCGGTCGCTGATCGAGCAGGTGCTCGCCGCCGGTACGCCGCTGCGGGAGGTGTTGCGCGCCGAGGGCGCCTCCAGTGCCGAGGACGAGCGGTTGGCCGGGCGGTTGCAGGACCGGGGCGTGGCCGTGCACCGGGTCCGGGACGGGGTGCTGCGGCAGGTGGCCGGCACCGCGCGCCCGGTGGCGTGGTTGGCGCTCGCGGCGCTCCCGCCGGATGCCGAAGTGACCGCGCCCTGGGGCGACTTCGCGCTGGTCTGTGACGGGGTCGCCGATCCGGGCAACCTGGGCACGCTCGTCCGCAGCGGGCGGGCACTCGGCATCGAGGACGTGGTCCTGACCAACCCCACGACGGACGTGACGTCCCGCCGGGTCCTCGACGCCTCGCGCGGCACGGTGCTCACCACCCGCACGCGACGCTTCGCATCGCCTTCCGAGGCCGTCGCGGCGCTGCGGTCTGCCGGATTCCAGATCGTGGCGACCAGCCCCCGCGGCCGCCAGCTCCAGGCGTTGGCCGCGCTCGACGGGCGCCCGGTGGCCCTGGTCGTCGGGGGCGAGACCTCGGGGGTCAGCCAGGAAGTCATCGAAGCGGCGGACCTGCTGGTCGCCATCCCGATGGCCGGGGCGGTGGAATCGCTCAACGTCGGTGTGGCCGCCGGCATTTCCCTGTACGAACTACGGACGAAGAGGGTGCTCGCCGTGCTGACCGAACGCATCCGCAACAGCCTGGGCCGTGACGTCACGCTCACCGGGCGCTTCATCCGGGACGCCCTCGACCGGGCCGCGCGAGAGGCGGCCGGGCTCTCCTCGGCCCAGGTCATCGCGTTGATGGTGGTCACGGCCGAACGACGCACACCCGGGGACGAACTCCGCCGCGATCTGGGCGTGGGCGACCGTGAACTCGACGAACTGACGGCCCCGTTGACGGAACGCGGCTGGCTGGAACGGCAGGAGAACACCTACGTCCGCACCCCGGCGGGCGAGCAGGCGCTTGCCGCCCTGTGGCCCGTCCAACAGCAGGTCGAGCAGCAACTGTTGACGGGGCTGAGTGCAGATGAGCGGCAGGTGCTCCAGGATCTGCTCGGGAGGGTTCGGGCGAACGCCACCCGCATCATGGGCAGTTGA
- the sbnA gene encoding 2,3-diaminopropionate biosynthesis protein SbnA produces the protein MTVISVPTDFNVEDLYVDLRSMVGHALFLKCEGFNFAGSIKLKAATEMVAAAEWSGLLKPGSILVESSSGNLGVALSIIAASKGYGFVCVTDARCNLSARRFMEAMGGQVHIIAEPAASGGLLGARIAHVQALCASDDRYIWLNQYTNADNWRAHYRTTAPTIARHFPRLDVLFIGAGTTGTLMGCARYFRELHRQVKIVAVDSVGSVTFGGEPGRRMIPGLGTSVRPALLDESFVDDVIRVEEADTVRACHRLARRGFLFGGSTGTVVSGAQEWLARQSDPDLTAVAIAPDLGERYLDTIYQTNWLHALYGEEVLSPDTPDTLAADLRSA, from the coding sequence ATGACGGTCATCTCCGTCCCCACGGACTTCAACGTCGAGGACCTCTACGTCGACCTGCGGTCGATGGTGGGGCACGCCCTGTTCCTCAAGTGCGAGGGATTCAACTTCGCCGGCTCGATCAAGCTCAAGGCCGCGACCGAAATGGTGGCGGCCGCCGAGTGGAGCGGCCTTCTCAAGCCGGGTTCGATCCTGGTCGAGTCCTCGTCCGGGAACCTGGGCGTGGCCCTGAGCATCATCGCCGCCAGCAAGGGATACGGCTTCGTCTGCGTGACGGACGCGCGCTGCAACCTCTCGGCGCGTCGGTTCATGGAGGCGATGGGCGGCCAGGTGCACATCATCGCCGAACCGGCCGCCTCCGGTGGGCTGCTCGGCGCGCGGATCGCCCATGTCCAGGCACTGTGCGCCTCCGACGACCGGTACATATGGCTCAACCAATACACCAACGCCGACAACTGGCGGGCCCACTACCGCACCACCGCGCCGACCATCGCCCGTCACTTCCCGCGCCTGGACGTGTTGTTCATCGGCGCGGGCACCACGGGCACGTTGATGGGATGCGCGCGCTATTTCCGGGAGTTGCACCGGCAGGTGAAGATCGTGGCGGTGGACAGCGTCGGCTCGGTGACCTTCGGCGGTGAGCCGGGTCGCCGGATGATCCCCGGCCTGGGCACCAGCGTCCGCCCCGCGCTGCTGGACGAGTCGTTCGTGGACGACGTGATCCGCGTCGAGGAGGCCGACACCGTCCGGGCCTGTCACCGCCTGGCCCGGCGCGGGTTCCTCTTCGGGGGCTCGACCGGCACCGTCGTCAGCGGCGCCCAGGAGTGGTTGGCCAGGCAGTCCGACCCGGACCTCACGGCGGTGGCCATCGCCCCGGATCTCGGCGAGCGCTACCTCGACACCATCTACCAGACCAACTGGCTGCACGCCCTCTACGGTGAGGAGGTGCTCAGCCCCGACACACCGGACACGCTCGCCGCGGACCTCAGATCGGCCTGA
- a CDS encoding Pls/PosA family non-ribosomal peptide synthetase codes for MGRESADVARGASTETTSTASGGNGTTVDLEKDFSALLVEVMRVEQVSVDGHFFDDLGADSLVMAHFCARVRKRDDLPSVSMKDVYKHSTIRSLAAALADAIPEPAAVSTAHAEIPVEAPRPGSTVRYVACGAAQLAFFLGYSYLIALATTRGYTWVSRGSGPVGVYGRAIAFGSAEFVGLCSFPVMVKWILIGRWTPREFPVWGVTYLRFWIVKVLVHANPIVLLIGSPAYVLYLRALGAKIGKHVTILSHHVPVCTDLLTIGTGSVLRKDSFFLCYRAHAGRIQTGTVTLGRTVFIGERTVLDIDTAMGDGAQLGHTSTLQRGETVPAGRRWHGSPAQPTELNYVRVAPAQCGTLRRAAFGVITLAKTLLITVPLTISLFSLLWSGVPVLGGQGDLDEQPLTSPVFYLNALLLSLVLFFGFVLVGLAVLTTVPRVMHRVIKPGVVYPLYGFRYAVHRSVARMTNLKFFIWLFGDSSYIVHYLRSLGYDLSHVEQTGSNFGSAVQHESPFSNSVGSGTMVADGLSIMNAEFSGTSFSVVPTTIGKQNFLGNFIAYPPGGRTGDNCLLATKVMVPLDGEIREGVGLLGSPPFEIPRTVERDSRFDHLRSGDELRSRLAAKNRYNLRTMGLVLLIRWVHFFGLTVLSVATASREDWLGNVLDAGFLVSAMVFTAGYYALVERCLTRFRPLQPQVRSIYDPHFWHQERLWKVPDTHFNAFNGTPFKNVLWRMLGVRLGRRVFDDGCYLTERTLATIGDDCTLNAGSKIQCHSQEDGTFKSDHSTLGAGCTVGVGALVHYGVTMEEGAVLAADSFLMKGEEVPRNARWAGNPAVQTQGNRSQRTAPTDTAPAPGPTNGSRPPLRNAQPHGAAVTESTPS; via the coding sequence GTGGGTAGAGAATCCGCTGATGTCGCGAGAGGTGCGTCGACCGAAACCACGTCGACAGCAAGTGGCGGCAACGGAACGACGGTTGACCTGGAGAAAGACTTTTCCGCGCTACTGGTCGAAGTCATGCGCGTCGAACAAGTGTCGGTCGACGGTCATTTCTTTGACGATCTGGGCGCGGACTCGCTGGTGATGGCACATTTCTGTGCCCGCGTCAGAAAACGCGACGACCTGCCATCGGTATCGATGAAGGACGTCTACAAGCACTCCACGATCCGAAGCCTGGCGGCGGCATTGGCCGATGCCATCCCCGAGCCCGCAGCCGTGTCCACCGCTCATGCGGAGATCCCGGTAGAAGCGCCGCGCCCCGGAAGTACGGTCCGCTATGTGGCGTGTGGCGCCGCGCAGTTGGCGTTCTTCCTGGGGTATTCCTACCTCATCGCGCTCGCCACCACGAGGGGCTACACCTGGGTTTCCAGAGGTTCGGGACCGGTCGGAGTCTACGGGCGGGCCATCGCCTTCGGCAGCGCCGAATTCGTCGGCCTGTGCTCGTTTCCGGTCATGGTCAAGTGGATCCTCATCGGGCGGTGGACGCCCCGCGAGTTCCCGGTCTGGGGAGTGACGTATCTGCGCTTCTGGATCGTGAAGGTGTTGGTGCACGCCAACCCGATAGTGCTGCTCATCGGCAGCCCCGCCTATGTGCTCTATCTCCGGGCCCTCGGCGCGAAGATCGGCAAGCACGTCACGATCCTCTCCCACCATGTCCCCGTCTGCACCGACCTGCTCACCATCGGCACCGGCAGCGTGCTCCGCAAGGACTCGTTCTTCCTCTGCTACCGGGCCCACGCCGGGCGGATCCAGACCGGCACAGTCACCCTCGGCCGCACCGTCTTCATCGGCGAGCGGACCGTGTTGGACATCGACACCGCGATGGGCGACGGGGCCCAACTCGGCCACACCTCCACTCTCCAACGCGGTGAGACCGTGCCGGCCGGCCGACGGTGGCACGGCTCGCCGGCGCAGCCCACGGAGCTCAACTACGTCCGGGTCGCACCGGCCCAGTGCGGCACCCTTCGACGAGCCGCCTTCGGTGTGATCACCCTCGCCAAGACCCTGCTGATCACCGTGCCGTTGACCATCTCGCTCTTCTCCCTGCTCTGGAGCGGCGTGCCCGTGCTGGGAGGCCAGGGCGACCTGGACGAACAGCCTCTCACCTCACCGGTGTTCTACCTCAACGCCCTACTGCTCTCCCTCGTGCTGTTCTTCGGCTTCGTCCTCGTCGGACTGGCGGTGCTGACCACCGTCCCACGCGTGATGCACCGGGTCATCAAGCCCGGCGTGGTGTATCCGCTGTACGGCTTCCGCTACGCGGTGCACCGTTCGGTCGCGCGGATGACCAACCTGAAGTTCTTCATCTGGCTGTTCGGCGACAGTTCCTACATCGTCCACTACCTGCGGAGCCTGGGGTACGACCTCTCCCACGTCGAGCAGACCGGCTCGAACTTCGGTAGCGCCGTACAACACGAGTCACCGTTCTCCAACAGCGTCGGCAGCGGCACGATGGTCGCCGACGGACTGTCCATCATGAACGCCGAGTTCTCCGGCACGTCCTTCAGTGTCGTGCCCACCACGATCGGCAAGCAGAACTTCCTCGGCAACTTCATCGCCTATCCGCCCGGCGGTCGGACCGGCGACAACTGCCTGTTGGCCACCAAGGTGATGGTGCCGCTCGACGGCGAAATCCGGGAGGGCGTGGGGCTGTTGGGCTCGCCGCCCTTTGAGATCCCGCGGACGGTGGAGCGCGACAGCCGCTTCGACCACCTGCGCAGCGGCGACGAACTGCGCAGCCGCCTGGCCGCCAAGAACCGGTACAACCTCCGCACCATGGGCCTGGTCCTACTCATCCGCTGGGTGCACTTCTTCGGCCTGACCGTGCTGAGCGTGGCGACCGCCAGCCGCGAGGACTGGCTCGGCAACGTGCTGGACGCCGGGTTCCTGGTGAGCGCCATGGTCTTCACCGCCGGCTACTACGCCCTGGTCGAACGGTGCCTGACACGGTTCCGCCCGCTACAACCACAGGTGCGCTCCATCTACGACCCGCACTTCTGGCACCAAGAGCGACTGTGGAAGGTGCCCGACACCCACTTCAACGCGTTCAACGGCACCCCGTTCAAGAACGTCCTGTGGCGGATGTTGGGCGTCCGGCTCGGCCGTCGGGTCTTCGACGACGGCTGCTACCTCACCGAACGAACCCTCGCCACCATCGGCGACGACTGCACCCTGAACGCCGGCAGCAAGATCCAGTGCCACTCTCAGGAGGACGGCACCTTCAAGTCCGACCACAGCACGCTCGGCGCCGGATGCACCGTCGGGGTCGGCGCGCTGGTGCACTACGGCGTGACGATGGAAGAGGGCGCCGTACTGGCTGCCGACTCCTTCCTGATGAAGGGCGAAGAGGTACCCCGGAACGCCCGGTGGGCGGGGAACCCCGCCGTGCAGACGCAGGGCAACCGCAGCCAGCGCACGGCACCCACAGACACCGCACCGGCGCCCGGTCCGACGAACGGCAGCCGACCGCCGTTGCGGAACGCCCAACCCCACGGCGCGGCCGTCACCGAGTCCACACCGAGCTGA
- a CDS encoding LysR family transcriptional regulator encodes MTDMMDDISLTKRLLEQFLVVAEEKHFGRAAERLSMSQPPLSQSIQRLERGLAVRLFERSPGGVRLTAAGEAFAVDARRLLDAQSAAIGRARRIASGLAGDVRVGYVSILSHHYLPGLLRAAAEELPGLRIHLHQDSSAAVAEMVRSGTLDLGFLRDPSRLSDELTRHDFAVERIIAAVPHDHPLADADEINLGSLGNEDFVLPDATQLPVLAQQIQLACSEAGFTPRGRAVADDLTGLFSYVASGLCIALLPERLRDFAVPGVSFVMLHGASRRLETTVVAVRRPEADAAVLRLLELISRRMAE; translated from the coding sequence ATGACCGATATGATGGACGATATCAGCCTGACGAAACGGTTGCTGGAGCAGTTTTTGGTGGTGGCCGAGGAGAAGCACTTCGGTCGTGCCGCGGAGCGGCTTTCCATGAGCCAACCGCCGCTGAGCCAGTCGATCCAGCGCCTGGAACGCGGCCTGGCCGTGCGGCTGTTCGAGCGCAGCCCGGGCGGCGTCCGTCTCACCGCGGCGGGGGAAGCCTTCGCCGTGGACGCCCGGCGACTCCTCGACGCACAGTCCGCGGCCATCGGGCGGGCCCGACGCATCGCGAGCGGCCTGGCGGGAGACGTCCGGGTGGGGTACGTGAGCATCCTCAGTCACCACTACCTTCCGGGACTCCTGCGCGCCGCGGCCGAGGAGTTGCCAGGACTTCGCATCCATCTGCATCAGGACTCCTCCGCCGCCGTCGCCGAGATGGTCCGCTCCGGCACCCTGGACCTCGGGTTCCTGCGCGACCCCTCACGCCTGTCAGACGAGCTCACCAGGCACGACTTCGCCGTCGAGCGGATCATCGCCGCGGTGCCGCACGACCACCCGCTGGCCGACGCCGACGAGATCAACCTGGGCTCGTTGGGCAACGAGGACTTCGTCCTGCCGGACGCCACACAGCTCCCGGTGCTGGCCCAGCAGATTCAACTCGCCTGTAGCGAAGCCGGGTTCACGCCCCGGGGCCGCGCGGTGGCCGACGACCTCACCGGCCTGTTCAGCTATGTGGCCTCCGGACTGTGCATCGCCCTGTTGCCCGAACGCCTGCGGGACTTCGCCGTCCCCGGCGTCTCCTTCGTCATGCTCCACGGCGCGTCACGGCGCCTGGAGACCACCGTGGTCGCCGTGCGCCGCCCCGAGGCGGACGCGGCGGTCCTCCGCCTCTTGGAACTCATCAGCCGCCGCATGGCCGAGTAG
- a CDS encoding GlxA family transcriptional regulator — translation MHQRRIVFVIFDGFQALDLVGPHEVFQYAGTLVGGYDCQVLAPGAGPVRPSSGLSVHAGYGVDALDPRGIDTLVVTGGHGVDRAVRDGALVEWVAAAGASARRVTSVCSGVFLLAAAGLVEGRRVTTHWSRADQLARQYPQLRVDCDPIFIRDGRVWTSAGVTAGMDLALALVEEDVGRDIAHAVAQELVLFLRRPGGQSQFSVPLWSRQPSSDPVRAVVSAIHADPGARHGIADLAGHAGLSPRHLQRRFAAELGIPPAAFVERVRVEAARRALVDGEESVEVIARRCGFGTAETLRRSFHRQVGVAPSAYRDRFRTIKEYA, via the coding sequence GTGCACCAACGCCGCATCGTGTTTGTGATTTTCGACGGGTTCCAGGCATTGGATCTGGTGGGCCCGCATGAGGTGTTCCAGTACGCGGGGACGCTGGTGGGTGGTTATGACTGCCAAGTCCTGGCGCCCGGCGCCGGGCCGGTGCGGCCGTCCAGCGGACTGTCCGTCCACGCCGGATACGGTGTGGACGCTCTCGACCCGCGTGGCATCGACACCCTGGTGGTCACGGGCGGCCACGGCGTGGACCGCGCGGTGCGGGACGGCGCGCTGGTCGAGTGGGTCGCCGCGGCCGGGGCCTCGGCCCGCCGCGTGACGTCGGTGTGCAGCGGGGTGTTCCTGTTGGCGGCCGCCGGGCTCGTCGAGGGGCGCCGGGTCACCACCCATTGGTCCCGGGCCGACCAACTCGCCCGGCAGTACCCGCAACTGCGGGTGGACTGCGACCCGATCTTCATCAGGGACGGGCGGGTGTGGACCTCGGCCGGCGTGACGGCCGGCATGGATCTCGCGCTGGCCCTGGTGGAGGAGGACGTGGGCCGGGACATCGCCCATGCCGTCGCCCAGGAACTGGTGCTCTTCCTGCGTCGGCCCGGCGGCCAGTCACAGTTCAGCGTGCCGCTGTGGTCGCGCCAGCCGTCCAGCGATCCGGTCCGGGCCGTGGTCTCGGCGATCCATGCGGATCCCGGGGCTCGGCACGGGATCGCCGATCTCGCCGGGCACGCGGGCCTGAGCCCTCGTCACCTACAGCGCCGCTTCGCCGCCGAACTCGGCATCCCTCCCGCGGCGTTCGTGGAACGGGTGCGCGTGGAGGCCGCGCGTCGGGCCCTGGTCGACGGCGAGGAGTCGGTCGAGGTCATCGCGCGTCGCTGCGGCTTCGGCACCGCGGAGACGCTGCGGCGTTCCTTCCACCGACAGGTCGGCGTCGCGCCGTCCGCATACCGGGATAGATTCCGAACCATCAAGGAGTACGCATGA
- a CDS encoding DJ-1/PfpI family protein, whose translation MTTRRAPGAHGTTYGLLVFDGAEELDFVGPWEVFTSSAMLREQQGGAQRDTAVLIAERPGTVRCNKGLRVLPDRTFDDHPPLDVLLVPGGNGTRTQVSNPALIEWIRRTSARSAWTTSVCTGALLLHEAGPARGRRVATHHAFEDALQARGDITVVRDARYVVDGQLATSQGVSAGIDMALWLIGRLHGRDHARAVRRYIQYEPAPPYLADEPNEPAGMAGMARTSGPADSEQPTTA comes from the coding sequence ATGACGACGCGCAGGGCGCCTGGCGCGCACGGCACGACCTACGGGCTGTTGGTGTTCGACGGAGCCGAGGAACTGGACTTCGTCGGCCCCTGGGAGGTCTTCACCTCCTCCGCCATGCTCCGCGAGCAACAGGGCGGCGCGCAGCGGGACACCGCTGTGCTGATCGCCGAACGGCCAGGCACCGTCCGCTGCAACAAGGGTCTGCGGGTGTTGCCCGACCGCACCTTCGACGATCATCCGCCGCTCGACGTGCTGCTCGTGCCCGGTGGGAACGGCACCCGCACCCAGGTGTCCAACCCCGCGCTCATCGAGTGGATCCGCCGGACCTCCGCCCGGTCTGCCTGGACCACCAGTGTGTGCACCGGTGCTCTGCTGCTGCACGAGGCGGGCCCGGCCCGTGGCCGCCGGGTGGCCACGCACCATGCGTTCGAGGACGCCCTTCAAGCGCGCGGAGACATCACCGTGGTCCGCGACGCGCGCTACGTCGTCGACGGCCAACTGGCCACCAGCCAGGGCGTGTCCGCCGGAATCGACATGGCGCTGTGGCTGATCGGCCGGCTGCACGGCCGCGACCACGCCCGTGCCGTGCGCCGCTACATCCAGTACGAGCCCGCCCCGCCCTACCTCGCCGACGAGCCAAACGAGCCGGCCGGGATGGCCGGGATGGCCAGGACGAGCGGGCCGGCCGACTCGGAACAGCCGACGACCGCCTGA
- the lgt gene encoding prolipoprotein diacylglyceryl transferase — protein sequence MVLAYLPSPSQGVWHLGPVPIRAYALCIIAGIFAAVWLTRRRWAARGGVADDIADIAVWAVPFGLLGGRLYHVITDPELYFGAGREPIRALYVWDGGLGIPGAVALGAFGAWLGCRRRGIKMADFADAAAPGLVLAQAMGRWGNYFNQELFGGPTSLPWKLLIDPAHRPPGYENVAFYHPTFLYESLWDVGVMALLLWLDRRYRLRNGRLFACYVLAYTAGRAWIEALRIDHANHFLGLRLNDWVSLALFLAAAVYLIATRRRQRDASEKTAGGDDA from the coding sequence ATGGTTCTGGCATATCTGCCGAGTCCTTCGCAGGGGGTCTGGCACCTGGGTCCGGTGCCGATCAGGGCCTACGCGCTCTGCATCATCGCGGGGATCTTCGCGGCGGTGTGGCTCACCCGCCGCCGATGGGCCGCGCGCGGCGGCGTCGCCGATGACATCGCCGATATCGCCGTGTGGGCCGTGCCGTTCGGCCTGCTCGGCGGGCGTCTCTACCACGTCATCACCGACCCGGAGCTGTACTTCGGCGCCGGTCGCGAGCCCATCCGCGCCCTGTACGTCTGGGACGGCGGCCTGGGCATCCCTGGGGCCGTCGCACTCGGGGCGTTCGGTGCCTGGCTGGGCTGCCGTCGACGCGGCATCAAAATGGCGGACTTCGCCGACGCCGCCGCGCCCGGCCTGGTGCTGGCCCAGGCAATGGGCCGGTGGGGCAACTACTTCAACCAGGAACTCTTCGGCGGCCCCACCTCACTGCCGTGGAAGCTGCTCATCGACCCCGCGCACCGACCGCCCGGCTACGAGAACGTCGCGTTCTACCACCCCACGTTCCTGTACGAGTCGTTGTGGGACGTCGGCGTGATGGCCCTGCTGCTCTGGCTCGACCGCCGCTACCGGCTCCGCAACGGCCGGTTGTTCGCCTGCTACGTCCTGGCCTACACGGCCGGCCGGGCCTGGATCGAGGCGCTGCGCATCGACCACGCCAACCACTTCCTCGGCCTGCGCCTCAACGACTGGGTCTCCCTCGCGCTCTTCCTCGCGGCGGCGGTCTACCTGATCGCCACCCGGCGCCGGCAGCGCGACGCGTCCGAGAAGACGGCCGGGGGCGACGACGCGTGA